The nucleotide window GACGATTCAGTTGGGGGTGAAGACAACCACTGATGATTTAGAAGGAGACATTGTGGCGACGGCTTCTGTTTCTGGGTTAACCCTGGAGACAATTGTGCCTTTCCTGCAACAGTTTCAGGGCAAAATCGAGCAAGTTCCGCCGATGTACAGTGCGATTCAAGTTCAGGGAAAACGCCTATATGAGTTAGCGAGGGCGGGTAAAACGGCGGAAATTCCTAGACGACAGGTTGAAGTGTATCAGATTGAGGTATTAGAGTGGCGTCCAGGGGAATTGGCAGAATTGGATGTGGCGATCGCCTGTGGTGCGGGAACCTATATTCGCTCCATTGCCCGTGACTTGGGAGAGGTTCTCAATACTGGCGGAACCTTGGCGTCTCTGATTCGTACTCAAAGCAGTGGATTTACGCTGGATAATAGCTTGAGTTTAGAGGAATTGGCTGCACAGGTAGAAGCCGAAACCTTTACTCCAATTCCACCGGAAGCCGCATTAAACCATTTAGAGAAGGTTATTTTAGCGCCAGACGATGCTCGTCGTTGGTGTCAGGGTCAACGTATTATATATCAAGACGCCTCGACTGATTCTGTTGCCAATATCCGGCGAGTTCGCCACGAAAATGGCACATTTCTGGGTATTACTCAGGTGATTGAATCAGACGGTGAGGTATTGCTTGCACCTAAGATGGTTTTCGTAGATTGAAGTATTAGGAAAAGGCATTTTACTTTTTATTTTAAGTGAACCCGATTCAGAATGGCAAATCTATTAAAAATTGTTGAGCGTTTGAGTCAAGTTGAGGATTTTCTGGGTCATCAGCCCACTTTTGAGGATTATTGATGATGTATTCTCGGACAGGGTTTAGGGAATCTGGATCGCGCACAATCGATTCATAATAATTGCGTTGCCAGATTGGTGGATTGGAGGTTTGACGAATAGCGTTAATCCTGATGGTGACAGCGGATTTAAATCCAGCAATAAACGAGGACAACGAACGGGATTGACGCTGGGGAATTACTGATTGATTAATGGGTTGGTTTTTCGGCGTTGGTAAGGGCGCACGTCTATGCGCCCCTACGGTATTACGGTTGGTGTTGGTGTCGGCAATAATGACAATGCCATGGAAATGATTGGGCATAATTATCCATTCATCCAATTGCAGGCTGGGTCGAATTTGGCAGGAGCGAATCCATTCTTGGGCGACAATTTTACCAATTTGGTTAAGATACATTTTGCCATCACGAATATCTCCGAACCAACATTGTCGTTGGTAGGTACAGAGTGTAATAAAATAAGCTCCAGGTTGAGCGTAATTGTATCCCTTAAGGCGAATAGAACGGCGATGATGTTTTTGCGGATCAAATTTCATAGTCACAGGGAAAATTGATCAGGATATCTGTAGGGGCGCATAGACGTGCGCCCTCTTATCCTATCAGCGATCGCGATAATCATAAATTGCCAATTAAATCCAACCACCATTCCCCCAATCCAACGTAGGGGCGCATAGACGTGCGCCCTCTTATCCTATCAGCGATCGCGATAATCATAAATTGCCAATTAAATCCAACCACCATTCCCCCAATCCAACGTAGGGGCGCATAGACGTGCGCCCTCTTATCCTATCAGCGATCGCGATAATCATAAATTGCCAATTAAATCCAACCACCATTCCCCCAATCCAACGTAGGGGCGCATAGACGTGCGCCCTCTTATCCTATCAGCGATCGCGATAATCATAAATTGCCAATTAAATCCAACCACCATTCCCCCAATCCAACGTAGGGGCGCATAGACGTGCGCCCTCTTATCCTATCAGCGATCGCGATAATCATAAATTGCCAATTAAATCCAACCACCATTCCCCCAATCCAACGTAGGGACGCATAGACGTGCGCCCTCATCCCACTAAATTCGCGATCGCATCCACAATCTGATCCGGTTCAATTGGCTTGGAGAGATGACGATTAAACCCTGCCGATAATGCCCGTTCGTGATCGGTTTCTCCCGCATACGCCGTCAGTGCGATCGCCGGAACTAAGCCGCCGCGATTAGGTGGGAGTTCTCTCACCTGGCGAATGAACTCATAGCCATCCATTCCGGGCATCCCAATATCACTGATTAACACATCCGGTTGCCCTTGAGAGAATACAGCCAGCGCTTCATGGGCTGAAGTCACCCCCTCAACCCTGGCACCATAGCTTTCTAAGATAATCGTGAGCAAGTCGAGGGTATCCACCTCATCCTCCACCAAGAGTACCGTCACCTCGCTTAAATCTAAACCCTCATCGTTTGGCGAGGACTTCTGAGTATTAATGGGCGAATCTGGCATTAGAGGTAACGTAACCGTAAACGTTGCGCCCTGTCCAATTCCCTCACTTTCTGCCTCAATTCTCCCCCCGTGCAGTTCAATTAAATGGCGGACAATGGCTAACCCCAACCCCAACCCGCCAACACTCCGGGTTGTCGTACTATTCTCTTGCCGAAAATAATCAAAGATGTAGGGAAAAAAGTCGGGACTGATCCCCTGTCCCGTATCGCTGACCTGGATTTGCGCCTGGGAGTCAATCTCTTGTAATCGCACCGTAATTCGTCCCCCCTTAGGCGTAAACTTCACCGCATTGGAGAGCAGATTCCACACCACTTGCTGGAGGCGGTTAGGATCACCGGACACAAATCCCACCGTTGAATCCAATTGGGTGTCAATCTCAATCGACTTGGCGGCGGCGGCTAAACGCATTGTTTCAATCGCCGCTTGAATCACCCGCACCAAGTCTACTCGCAAGGTTTGCAGGTTCAACTTACCGCGTAAAATCCGCGAAACATCAAGTAAATCATCAATGAGTTGGGCTTGCAGGGAAGCATTCCGTTCAATGGTTTCTAAAGCCTGATCGACCTTATCCTGATTCAGTTTTCTTGTCCGTAGCAGTTTTGACCAGCCCAAAATTGGATTGAGGGGAGTACGCAATTCGTGGGAGACAATCGCTAAAAATTCATCTTTAATTCGATTCGCGGCTTCGGCTTTTTCTAAGAGTTGAATCCTCTCTTCTTCCACTTGCTTTTGTTCAGTAATATCTCTCAGAGAAACCAGGTAGCCTTTCTTTCCTTGCCATTCAATTTCCACCACACGCATCTGCGCCACTCGATTTGCCCCAGTCCCCGTCCGCACATCCACTTCTGTGTTATCCTCGCCCACGACTGGAAAGCCCAAGACTTGACCCAAGAGTTCGTCTTCTTGACGACTAAACAGTGATAGGGCGGCTGGGTTGATAAACCGGACAATACCCCCACTGTCTATCACCACAATTCCATCTGGATTCTTGGAGATTAAAACCTGAAACTGTGTCTCACTTTTGGCGAGTGCTGCTTTGATCTGTTCCTTTTCTAAATTATCCTGTTGGGATTTTTCTGAGAGTTTCGCCACTTGTGCGGTTTGGGCTTGTAGCTGTTGCTTTAAATCCGTAGAGTTAACTGTATTCTGGGCTTTGATTTTGGGTTCACTTGCTTTTGCCGCTAATGCTTGCTTGATAACTTGAGGAAGCTGTGCAACTTGCTCGTGAAGCAGATAGCCTGTTGCGCCAGCTTTCATATAATCGACGGCAATAGACACAAGCTTACTATGACTAATGATAATGACTGGAATATTCAGATTCTGTTCTGGCAGATAAGAAATGGCTTCAATCCCATCAAATTCGCTTAAGGGATAGTCAATTAAAAGCAGGTTAATGGTGGGATTTAGGTGAGCCAAATACTCCGCTTTTGTACTGACGCGCTGCCACGTCACCGTCAGCCCAGCTTCAGATAATAGCGACAGTATTGGTTCTGTTGCTAGAGCCGAGTCTTGTAGAATTAGAAGATTTAAGTCATTGGTCATTGGTCATTCGTCATTGGTTAGGGAACAGGGAATAGGCAATGGGCAATAGGCAATGGGCAATAGGCAATAGGCAATAGGCAATAGGCAATAGGCAATGGGCAATAGGCAAGGTAGAGTTTTGAGTTAACTTCCCCTGCTCCCAGACGCGCCATGGCACGTCTCTACATTGCTCCCCCCGCTTCCCTTAAGTCTCTTCAAATAAACTACCCAGGCGGTCAATTTCACTCTGAGTCATATACGTCGGAGTACCGGAAAGAATGCCCGTAATGTTACGGAATGGTTTGTCGATGTGCATACCACTTTCATCAATCGTAAACTCACGAATTTCCTTATCATGTTTTGAACCGCGCATTTTTAGCACCGTTAAGCCCCGGCGAATTTCTCCATAAACTTCTACATAGCGTAATAATATAATTGAATCCGTATTGGTGGAAATATGGGATTCAGTGACCGACATCCCACCCATCAGCGATGTTGTATTCGCCGTGAGTAGTCCCATAATTCGCTGTTCTTTGAGGATAGCATTTAGGCTGAGGATAAATTCCCGAAATCCTTTTAATGGGGCAATTTTTTCCATTGCTGAAAGGCTATCCACTGCTACTCGATCCGGCTGAAACTCTTCGATAAGTTGCTTGATTTTCACCAGATGATTTTCCAGCCCTGTTTCTTCGGGATAGCGACAGAAAACCTTCAGCTTGCCCTCTTGTTCCATCTGCTCAAATTCCCTGCCCCAGCCAGAAGCATTTCTAAATAGCTGCTCCTGGCTTTCCTCAAAGGCAAAGAGCAAACATTTTTCTCCATTGTTCACACCTCCTGCCAAAAATTCGGTCACGATCAAGGTTTTGCCTGTACCTGTCGCCCCCGATACCAGAATAATCGAATCGCGGAAAAAACCACCTCCACACATGCCATCTAATTCAGCATTGCCTGATGTAACTCGCTGTCTAGAGGATTTTCGTTCTAATGAGTTGGCTGTTAGGGGAAGAACAACAATGCCTTGATCGGGCAAAATCGTAAAGGGAAATTCACCATGTTGATGAGGAGTGCCTCGGTATTTGAGAATTTCAATCGTGCGGCGACGTTTCTCTTCCATCAAGACATTGCGTAAAATCACCACATTATCTGCCACAAATTCTTCTATACCATAGCGACTGATATCCCCATATTCCTGAGTCCGTTCTGAGGTCAATACTGAGGTAACTTCCCGTTCTCGTAGCGCCCAAGCCAGATCAAATAAATCGCCGCGTACTTGAGCCATATCGGGTACATAAGTAAACACAGCGCCTAAGGAATCCATGGAAACTCGTTGCGCCTGGACTTGTTCTATGGCATATTCTAAGCGAGCCAGCAAGGGACCGAGATCGTATTCACCACTAACTAAAGGTCGATTTCCGGTTTTCGGAGACGCATCAACAAATGCCCATTTTTTTTCAGCTTCCCATTGTTCAATATCCCAACCAAAGCCGCGCATATTTTTGCGAATGGCTTGGGGGGATTCTTCAAAGGTGACAAAGACACCGTTTTGTCCTTCTTTGATTCCCTCGACCAGAAACTGACAGGCAAAAATCGTTTTGGCACTACCGGCTGTACCTGCTACTAAGGTAGTGCGACCTTTAGGGAGTCCTCCTTCCGATAATAGATCAAAGCCAGAAATACCTGTTTTTACTTTTTCGATAAACTCTGGCGGTTGCTGTTGAGTCATTCCGTTACTGCTTTAGTGAACTGGGGAAATATAGAATAGCATTAGGGGGGGGGTATTACTCAATCTTGCTTGAAGCTGATTCCGATATTCAACCCCCATAAAACCGTTTCCGTGTCGGACAAATCGCCCACGATTCGCTGGACAGGATTAGGAAATTCTTTAATTAAGGTCGGGGTGACTAAAATATGTTCCGCCTCCGCCAGTTGGGGAGATTTGGTCACATCAATTACGGTTATTTGATATTGACCCGGTAGTTCCTGGTCACAGATTCGATACAAGTTGGCGATCGCGCGTTGCGATCGCGGGGTGTCTCCGGTAACATAAAGCTTGAGCTGATATTGTTTACACATGTTAGAGTAATCAAGGACTGTAACATACTGCTGTTTATTTTTGCGACGGACTGGACTTGTTAGCATCTTTTTCTAAGTTAATTTTACTCAATCCAATAAAATATCTGCGATAGTAAGCGGTTAAGTTGCCCATAACTTCTAAAAGTAAAAAGCGTCCTTCTGTGGTATAGGCTTGTGCCTTACGTCGATTCACCGCTTGGCTTTTTTGTTTTAAGGTTGTCGTATGTAGCTCGATCAGATCACGGGGAGAGGCTTGGAGTAACCCCAACTGTTCGGCGAAATTCGTTAGATGCATCGATAGCTGATGGTCAACTTTATAGGCACGTTCTTCTAATGCCCATTCCATTAAATCACCATAGCGTTGCCTGAGTTCCTCCAAGACATCGGGCATTCTCTGGTGCAGGGGTTTGACACTGGACGATTTTGGCGTCGAGTTGATCTCGCCCGTGATTAACTTTTCTAACTCTTCCAACTCTTGCTGTTGCTGATGCTGTTCGAGTTGAGCCAGTTGATATTGTCGCTCCAGGGCGGCGCGAATCGCGTAGACGAGTAAACTGGAATCCAGCTTCGCTTTGGGCAAATAGCCATAAGCTCCCATTTCTAAGGCTTTAACCGCAACTCGCTCATCTTCGAGAACACTTTGGACGATAATCGGGATATCAGGTGCAGTTTGCTGCATTTGCCGGAGGGTATCCATGCCCCGACTATCAGGTAACATTAAATCTAATAACACGACATCGATACCTCCTTGCGCCAAATAACCTCGTCCCTCCTCTAGTGTCTCAGCACAAAGCATTTCAAATCCTCTGCTAAATGAGGGAGATTTGGCTTGGGTTATGAGGTTTTCCAGTTTCTCGATGTCATCGGGGTCATCTTCAACCAGTAGAACGCGGCAACGGTGATCCAGCATGAGTGGCGATTTTAGGGATTCATTTCTCTAATACTATAATTGCCGCATTTTAGGGAATAGGGAACAGGGAATAGGCAACACCTCGGACTTCGGCGTGAGCGCTCAGTCGAACGCTTCGCTCGCTCATTAACACGCTCGGTGTGGAATATGCAATAGGGGGGAAGCGAAGCATCTGGTGAGATTCTTCACTCCGCTATCGCTCCGTTCAGAATGACACTATAACTTCCCTATCTCCCCCAGCTCCTGATAACTGATAACTGATAACTGATAACTGATAACTGATAACTGATAACTGATAACTGATAACTGATAACTGATAACTGATAACTGATAACTGATAACTGATAACTGATAACTGATAACTGATAACTGATAACTGATAACTGATAACTGATAACTGATAACTGATAACTGATAACTGATAACTGATAACTGATAACTGATAACTGATAACTGATAACTGATAACTGATAACTGATAACTGATAACTGATAACTGATAACTGATAACTGATAACTGATAACTGATAACTGATAACTGATAACTGATAACCTATGTCGGTAGTGTAATCGTAAACCTTGCCCCTTCCCCCGGAACACTAGAGGCGGTAATCGTTCCCCCGTGACGTGTGGCGATTTTGCGGCAAATTGTCAACCCCAAGCCTGTACCTTCATAGTGACGGCGGCTGTGTAAGCGTTGAAATGCCTCAAAGATTTGCTCCTCATACTCTGACTTAAAGCCAATCCCTTGATCTTTGATCACAATTTCACACTGATCCGGAAGTTGACTCGGCTGGGAATAAACCTTGACAACAGGCGCTATTTTCGATTGATGAAACTTCAGTGCATTACTCAACAGATTTTGCATCAGTTGACGCATTTGTAGGGGATCAGCCTTGACAGTAGGTAACTTTTCAACCTCAACTGTTCCCCCCGTTTCCTGAAGTTGAACATCCAAATCGGATAACACCTCTTGGACAACGGTATTTAAATTAACCGGAATAAAGGGTTGAGCTTGGGTTGTCACCCGTGATAACATCAATAAATCATTGATAAATGTTTGCATTCGCTCTTTGACCTGACGCATCCGTCTCAGGTACTCCTGCCCTTGTTCATCCAGAACCTGACTATAGTCTTCTGTAAGCAAGTCACTCAGCATTTGCATTTTATGCAGGGGGGAGAGTAAATCGTGGGACACGATATAAGCAAAGTCTTCTAATTCCCGATTACTGCGTTCGAGTTCAGTCACCAGATTTTTCATCTGGATTTGGGTTTGTTTGGTATGAGTAATATCTTGAATTTGCCCGACAAAATATAAGGGTTGTCTTTGACTATTCCGCACCAGCGAAACACTTAACAATATCCAGATGACATGTCCTTGCTTATGAAAATATCGCTTTTCCATTTCATAGGCTTGAATCTCATCGGTTAGCAGTTGACGCACGTAGCCCAGATCAGTCTCCAAGTCATCGGGATAGGTAATGTCCTGAAAGGTTGTCGCCAGTAATTCCGATTCCTGATACCCCAACAAGTCACATAAAGCACGATTGACGCGAATAAATTGACCATCAGGCGTCACCAAAGCTTCACCTGTTGCGGCATCATCAAAGGCACGGCGGAAGCGTTCTTCACTCTCGCGAAGTTGTTCTTCAATTTGTTTGACTTCAGTGATATCTCGCCCTTCGGGAATCAGCAACACCACTTGTCCGCTACTATCGGTAACAGACTTGAGGGAAAAATCAATCGTGGCAATCCTATCCCCTGCCCCTTGCACATCAACTTCATAGCGGATAAACTCACCTTGAGCCGATCGCGCGATCGCATCTTTTAATTGGGCTTGAGTTTGGGCTGAAATCGTCCACCACCGGGCTTGCCAAAAGGGTTTGCCAATCACCTGATCATGCCGCAATCCGCCAAAATCCAATGCTGTCTGATTCGCTTCGAGTACAGTACCATCAGGTTCGAGTAAACCGATAAACTGAAACGTCTGGTCAAAAATGGCATGGAATTTCTGTTCACTGGCTAACAATGCCTGTTGAAACTGTTGTCGCTGGGCATCAATGGCATTCAATCGCCTAGCATTACACCAAATTAATGCACCAAAAATGATAATTGCCAAGACACTGCGAAAAGCAAATCCAAAGACAGGCGGATAGAGATCAGCGCGAAAGCCCAGTAATACCAACCAGCCCAACACAGGCGGAATACTAATCACCACTGGGAGGAGACGTCGTGCCATAATACCCCCAGCGCGATCGCTAATCACCACCTTCATCGCCCCCCAGTTGGCAGAAGCACCGAGAATCCCGATCGCCAGTAAGATAAAGCTAATGGCAGTATGAATTGCCATGCCTGTATAAGAGCCAACGCTATAAAATAGAGGAATTTGGTAGAGGTGACCGATTAGCCCAAAAGACGCCACCAAGAAAACCAAGATTGTAAAAAACTGAGCTGCAAGGTAAGTCTCTCTCCCTAACAGCAGCAACGCCGAACCCAACAGCAAAAAGTTAGACGCTGTATTCGGTGCCATCCGCCCCCCAGCAGCAGCGTCTACCGCATCAGGGCGTTCTTGAATAATCAGTTGGTCAATGCCTAAGTTGAGATTAAAACCATATTGAATAATCGTCAGCAAAGCCAGCACGATAACGAATACAGCCAGCACCTGTGAGCCAATCAAAGATGACCGATAGGGTGAAGGCTTTTTGCTTTTCCTCTTACCTAAATGCCACAGATAGAGGGAAGCACCACTAATAATAAAGCCAATGGCTGTATTGGCTTTCATCGTGACTAATCCCGGTACAACGCTTTTAAATAGGGACAGGTTAAACATCCAACCCAACAGCCCCAAACAGCCAATCCCGATAACAATGATACTGACAGCTTGAGAAACGGATTTGAGTTGCTGACTCACAACAGAAGCCGATCGAATATTAGGGGGTGGGATGTCGTCATTAGTCATAGCTTAGGGAATGGGGGAGATAGGAGAGATGGGGAAGATGGGGGAGATGGGGAAGATTTTACCCTGATGTAACTAAATATAATCAGTGTCACTAACCTCTCACTTCCCTACCACTCTCTCCAATAAATCTGTGAAATCAGTGTTTTGACAAATAACAAACTACTTCTTAGCGTACCGTTTCCATCCAAGAAATACATTTTTGCATCTGTTGGCGCATCGTTTCTATATCTGCATGATACCGCCGTCCATGTCCCGGAAGTACCCACTCAAACGGATAGGTAGCCAGACGGCGCATCGAGTTGAGTAATTCTGACCAAGAGTACCAGCAAACATGGCGAAAGGCATGAAGGTGATGCAGGTGATCAGACCAAGCCAGATGATCCCCACTAAACAGAAAGTGTTGCTTGTATAGTAAAACAGTATGACCTTTAGTGTGACCCGGAACCGGGATAATGAACAAATCGGGGGAGAGTGCGATCGCGTCATTCCCGGTTAACTGAATTTCCACATCGCGAGTCTTGGTAGTAATATCATCATGATGCAGAATGCGATCGCACCCGAAATGATCTCGAAATTTTTGATGGTCGGCAATATCATCGCGATGGGTAAGATACAGATAGCGAATATCCCCCTTCTCTTCTAACCGTTTCACCAATGCTGGCGTAAATCGAGGCGAATCCACCAAAATATTCCCCTGATCCCGGACAATCAAATAACTCGCCGCC belongs to Coleofasciculus chthonoplastes PCC 7420 and includes:
- a CDS encoding sensor histidine kinase; its protein translation is MTNDDIPPPNIRSASVVSQQLKSVSQAVSIIVIGIGCLGLLGWMFNLSLFKSVVPGLVTMKANTAIGFIISGASLYLWHLGKRKSKKPSPYRSSLIGSQVLAVFVIVLALLTIIQYGFNLNLGIDQLIIQERPDAVDAAAGGRMAPNTASNFLLLGSALLLLGRETYLAAQFFTILVFLVASFGLIGHLYQIPLFYSVGSYTGMAIHTAISFILLAIGILGASANWGAMKVVISDRAGGIMARRLLPVVISIPPVLGWLVLLGFRADLYPPVFGFAFRSVLAIIIFGALIWCNARRLNAIDAQRQQFQQALLASEQKFHAIFDQTFQFIGLLEPDGTVLEANQTALDFGGLRHDQVIGKPFWQARWWTISAQTQAQLKDAIARSAQGEFIRYEVDVQGAGDRIATIDFSLKSVTDSSGQVVLLIPEGRDITEVKQIEEQLRESEERFRRAFDDAATGEALVTPDGQFIRVNRALCDLLGYQESELLATTFQDITYPDDLETDLGYVRQLLTDEIQAYEMEKRYFHKQGHVIWILLSVSLVRNSQRQPLYFVGQIQDITHTKQTQIQMKNLVTELERSNRELEDFAYIVSHDLLSPLHKMQMLSDLLTEDYSQVLDEQGQEYLRRMRQVKERMQTFINDLLMLSRVTTQAQPFIPVNLNTVVQEVLSDLDVQLQETGGTVEVEKLPTVKADPLQMRQLMQNLLSNALKFHQSKIAPVVKVYSQPSQLPDQCEIVIKDQGIGFKSEYEEQIFEAFQRLHSRRHYEGTGLGLTICRKIATRHGGTITASSVPGEGARFTITLPT
- a CDS encoding hybrid sensor histidine kinase/response regulator, which codes for MTNDLNLLILQDSALATEPILSLLSEAGLTVTWQRVSTKAEYLAHLNPTINLLLIDYPLSEFDGIEAISYLPEQNLNIPVIIISHSKLVSIAVDYMKAGATGYLLHEQVAQLPQVIKQALAAKASEPKIKAQNTVNSTDLKQQLQAQTAQVAKLSEKSQQDNLEKEQIKAALAKSETQFQVLISKNPDGIVVIDSGGIVRFINPAALSLFSRQEDELLGQVLGFPVVGEDNTEVDVRTGTGANRVAQMRVVEIEWQGKKGYLVSLRDITEQKQVEEERIQLLEKAEAANRIKDEFLAIVSHELRTPLNPILGWSKLLRTRKLNQDKVDQALETIERNASLQAQLIDDLLDVSRILRGKLNLQTLRVDLVRVIQAAIETMRLAAAAKSIEIDTQLDSTVGFVSGDPNRLQQVVWNLLSNAVKFTPKGGRITVRLQEIDSQAQIQVSDTGQGISPDFFPYIFDYFRQENSTTTRSVGGLGLGLAIVRHLIELHGGRIEAESEGIGQGATFTVTLPLMPDSPINTQKSSPNDEGLDLSEVTVLLVEDEVDTLDLLTIILESYGARVEGVTSAHEALAVFSQGQPDVLISDIGMPGMDGYEFIRQVRELPPNRGGLVPAIALTAYAGETDHERALSAGFNRHLSKPIEPDQIVDAIANLVG
- a CDS encoding response regulator, whose product is MLDHRCRVLLVEDDPDDIEKLENLITQAKSPSFSRGFEMLCAETLEEGRGYLAQGGIDVVLLDLMLPDSRGMDTLRQMQQTAPDIPIIVQSVLEDERVAVKALEMGAYGYLPKAKLDSSLLVYAIRAALERQYQLAQLEQHQQQQELEELEKLITGEINSTPKSSSVKPLHQRMPDVLEELRQRYGDLMEWALEERAYKVDHQLSMHLTNFAEQLGLLQASPRDLIELHTTTLKQKSQAVNRRKAQAYTTEGRFLLLEVMGNLTAYYRRYFIGLSKINLEKDANKSSPSQK
- a CDS encoding transposase, which produces MKFDPQKHHRRSIRLKGYNYAQPGAYFITLCTYQRQCWFGDIRDGKMYLNQIGKIVAQEWIRSCQIRPSLQLDEWIIMPNHFHGIVIIADTNTNRNTVGAHRRAPLPTPKNQPINQSVIPQRQSRSLSSFIAGFKSAVTIRINAIRQTSNPPIWQRNYYESIVRDPDSLNPVREYIINNPQKWADDPENPQLDSNAQQFLIDLPF
- a CDS encoding circadian clock KaiB family protein, giving the protein MCKQYQLKLYVTGDTPRSQRAIANLYRICDQELPGQYQITVIDVTKSPQLAEAEHILVTPTLIKEFPNPVQRIVGDLSDTETVLWGLNIGISFKQD
- the kaiC gene encoding circadian clock protein KaiC, giving the protein MTQQQPPEFIEKVKTGISGFDLLSEGGLPKGRTTLVAGTAGSAKTIFACQFLVEGIKEGQNGVFVTFEESPQAIRKNMRGFGWDIEQWEAEKKWAFVDASPKTGNRPLVSGEYDLGPLLARLEYAIEQVQAQRVSMDSLGAVFTYVPDMAQVRGDLFDLAWALREREVTSVLTSERTQEYGDISRYGIEEFVADNVVILRNVLMEEKRRRTIEILKYRGTPHQHGEFPFTILPDQGIVVLPLTANSLERKSSRQRVTSGNAELDGMCGGGFFRDSIILVSGATGTGKTLIVTEFLAGGVNNGEKCLLFAFEESQEQLFRNASGWGREFEQMEQEGKLKVFCRYPEETGLENHLVKIKQLIEEFQPDRVAVDSLSAMEKIAPLKGFREFILSLNAILKEQRIMGLLTANTTSLMGGMSVTESHISTNTDSIILLRYVEVYGEIRRGLTVLKMRGSKHDKEIREFTIDESGMHIDKPFRNITGILSGTPTYMTQSEIDRLGSLFEET
- a CDS encoding MBL fold metallo-hydrolase yields the protein MATLDQRRPQNVKGDVYVDETCIDCDTCRWMAPNVFHRADAQSAVYHQPTNEAERLAAMQALLSCPTASIGTVDKPKDIKDVQETFPIPIADNVYHCGYHAEASYGAASYLIVRDQGNILVDSPRFTPALVKRLEEKGDIRYLYLTHRDDIADHQKFRDHFGCDRILHHDDITTKTRDVEIQLTGNDAIALSPDLFIIPVPGHTKGHTVLLYKQHFLFSGDHLAWSDHLHHLHAFRHVCWYSWSELLNSMRRLATYPFEWVLPGHGRRYHADIETMRQQMQKCISWMETVR
- the truB gene encoding tRNA pseudouridine(55) synthase TruB, translating into MQGFLNLNKSAGFTSHDCVAKVRRFLRLKRVGHGGTLDPLATGVLPIALGRATRLLQYMTSEKAYRATIQLGVKTTTDDLEGDIVATASVSGLTLETIVPFLQQFQGKIEQVPPMYSAIQVQGKRLYELARAGKTAEIPRRQVEVYQIEVLEWRPGELAELDVAIACGAGTYIRSIARDLGEVLNTGGTLASLIRTQSSGFTLDNSLSLEELAAQVEAETFTPIPPEAALNHLEKVILAPDDARRWCQGQRIIYQDASTDSVANIRRVRHENGTFLGITQVIESDGEVLLAPKMVFVD